A genomic window from Henningerozyma blattae CBS 6284 chromosome 3, complete genome includes:
- the ATP7 gene encoding F1F0 ATP synthase subunit d (similar to Saccharomyces cerevisiae ATP7 (YKL016C); ancestral locus Anc_2.655) — MPLVKSAATKLEWAKVMTQLKLTGRTASELSSFKKRNEEARRKLLELQTKSTEVDFDFYRSALKNKQIVDQIQKSFQQYKPVKINTSEQLSTIAEFEKQALQSAKETEQVVARELADLSATLKNIEAARPFDQLTVDELVKAKPEIDAKVEEMVKKGKWDVPGYKEKFGDLTVM, encoded by the coding sequence ATGCCTTTAGTTAAATCAGCAGCCACCAAATTAGAATGGGCAAAAGTGATGACCCAGCTAAAACTAACTGGACGTACAGCTTCCGAATTATCTTCCTTCAAAAAGCGTAATGAAGAAGcaagaagaaaattattagagtTACAAACTAAATCTACTGAagttgattttgatttctaCCGCTCAGCTTTGAAAAACAAGCAGATCGTCGATCAAATCCAAAAGAGTTTTCAACAATACAAGCCCgttaaaattaatacttCTGAACAATTGTCAACTATTGCTGAGTTTGAAAAGCAAGCATTGCAAAGTGCCAAGGAAACAGAACAAGTTGTTGCAAGAGAATTGGCTGACTTAAGTGCtactttgaaaaatattgaagcTGCAAGACCTTTTGATCAATTGACTGTTGATGAATTGGTTAAAGCCAAGCCAGAAATTGATGCAAAGGTTGAAGAAATGGTTAAGAAGGGTAAATGGGATGTTCCTGGATATAAGGAAAAATTCGGTGATTTAACTGTGATGTGA